The sequence GCTTCGCATTGGTTGGATCACGGGCAGCTTTTCTCTCCGGCTTGTTGCCAGGCTCTGCTCTTCTGGTGAGCCTCGTCCTGCCGTCCTGCCGTCCGGCTGCGGCTGCCTCTGTGAGAGGCGCTTGTTGGGAAGCTCGATGATTTCAGAATACTCAGCATCAAACTCCCTCTCGGAGTGAGAAGCTACAAAGGACTGCAATGTGTTGCAGACGCTTCCAGCAGCTTCTCGAGTGGCTCTGTCAAGGGAAGCCTGCGAAGACACTTTGTCGGAGGCTTCCATTCCGGGGAAGGGTTTCCCACTTCCTAACAATCCTTGTTTGATGCTGAGGGAGGGCCTCCTTAAGGCACTGGCAGATGGATCCAGCGCCTTCACCCCCTCCAACGCTTCTGTCTTAACTGCCTCTTGAAGACTCTGGTCTTCCCTGTGCTGTTCAGACACAGCTCTGAAGTCACGATGTCTGTGGAACTGTGGCTTCCTTCTTGAGGCAGTTTCGGCCTGGATATTTGCAGGGAGCTTGGCACCTTTGCTGCTTGTCTCAAGTTTAGGCAACTTGGCAGGCAACTTCATAGCACGCCCTGTGCTCTTTGAATCTCCCCGAAGGTCTCCCTGAACCACAGCCACTTTCAGCCTTCTATTTTGACCAGACTGACGAGTACTGCTTGGAGGAGGGCCAGCTGGTTTGCGAGGCTGCAGTGGACTGGCTTTCTCCTCCACAACCATGTCCACAGAAGTGGCTGACTGCAGACAAGATTTCTCCACTTCCATTCTTAGTCTGTAGGCAGATTTCTTCGAACCGGACATCTCCTGACCAAGGTTTTCCTGGAAGGGAACAGTGGATTTAGGCTTGGTCTTGTCTCAGAAAGTGCTTGCCACCCTGCAGGCTGATGATCTACACAGAATGTCTGAACTCTGCTTCAGCCATGCAGTGAGGGCAGAAGCAAACGGCTGCCACAGTGCTCTGTTTGCAAGCAAGCAACATTTCCAGCCACCCCACGCCAGTTTGCTGCAATAACTCAGCCCCAGGCAGGGTTGTCCGTTCCATGCTGCAGTGCATGCACCACCAGCCCAGCCCTCACCTTTTCTGCattccccatctccctcagaTCCATCAAGTAAGGGCCTCCAAGCCCGACTCTGGGATGTGCAGAGAGGTGCGATTCCCTGCAAGCCTTCTCCAGCGCCAGCATGAGAAGATGCCCCTCAGCCTCCAGAGAGCATCTCCGGCCCCAGAGCAGTCCCACACAGCCCAGGCTCTGCACTCAGCCCTCTCTGAGGACCCGGTGCTCACCTTTCCGCTCTTCccctctgtgctcagaaatGCATCTGAATTTTGGAACCCAGCATTGCCACAGCGCTCCATGGCTCCTTGCAGGAACTCTCCGAGAACTGCGACCTTTCGCTGCCACCTCTCGCTCCAGCAGCAGCGAACTGAGGCCACCCCAACCGCAGTCCTAGCCTGCCGCAGACTCGGTGACTGAGGCACGAGCAGGAGGGCTGTAGGGGTTTACGTGATCCAGCAGTTCCCCTGAAGTGCTCACAGCACTAGGCTGTAGGCATGcatgaaataacagaataattttttctggCCATCTTgtagaaaatgcagtgaattaGGTTGTGTGCAGTAAATGTGGAGTCAGTGCATTATCATGTCTTTCAGGAAATGCTTCCAGAGTATTTCATAGTTCTTCTCTGCTGATGACAGGCTACAGAACACCAATAATGTTGTTTCTCAAGTCTGAAGAACGAAAGTGTGTTGCAGCTAACAAACGCAAACAGTGAATCGTAtgatcacagagtcatagaaagGCTGAGGTTAGAAGAGACCTCTAGATTCTGGGTTTGGAGGAGGTGCCCTGAGCTCCTGAGCCTggacagcacagccctgacacGCTCCCCTGGGTGCCGAGCTCCTGTCTGGGCAGGGCGATTTGGACATGCTGGAGGAACAGGCTGTCTGGCAGACTGCAGGCCCGTGGAGGGGAAGGTGCCGGCGGTGCTCCCCGGCTTCTGCTCTGTTTGGGTTTCCCACATGGGTGTGGAAGAGGTGCAATGCAGGGACTTCTGAAGgactgtttgctgttctgttacCGTTTCTGCTCAGAGCAAAAGATAAAAGCCATTTGTAGATCACTTggccttccctttcttttttgatCTTGGCAGCATGTGAGCTCCCAAGGTTTCGcctcagcattagagtaaggacTGATTTGCAGACACTGTCtgttgggtgtttttgtttattagcttccattttaattatattgtattatattgcaCTATAGAGTGTTaacttgcattctgatatcttatttagtaaatcagtttgtttctcctcagatcgttgccactgttgctgttttttggtCCATCTCTCTCTactgttttccccttttttccctttcccagggCATGGATCCGTAggtcctcctgccccactcgTCACAGAAACAAGCCGCACCAGCCCATAAACTATTGACGAATGCTGCAACTCAGATGAGAGACGTCAGCAGTGCTTGGCGTTGGTTGGATCACGGGCTTTTCTGCCTTGTTGCCTGGCTCTGTTCTTCTGATGAGCCTCGTCCTTCTGTCCTGCTTTGCCATGACAGAGGCACCTGGGATGGCTGTGGCTGCCTCTGAGAGAGATGGTTGTTGGGAAGCTTGATGGTTTCATAATATTTGCAGCCAAAGTCTTGCTCAGAGTGAGAAGCTACAAAGGATTGCAACTTGTTCAAAACACTTCCAGAAGTTTCTAGTATGACTTGAAGCCTGGAGGGAAGCCTGCGAGGATGCTTTGTCAGAGGCTTCCCTTGCTCTGGTTTTCCTGCTTTGGAAGTTATTCCCATGACGGACTGCtcccacagcctggctgctggccTTGGCTCAGGTGCACTGGCTGTGCTGGATTCGAATGAATGCTACTTCCAAACTTCCTTCAAAATTCGCCCAGCGACATCCCAAGCCAGCAATGCAATTTCCTGCTCGTGATTGAAACGTGGCGTCTTTGAAGGCTCTGCTCTTTTGGCACTCCTAAGCACTTTCTGACTGCTCTTTTGGGGAGCCCTCCTTGAGGAGCAGACAGGATGATCCAGTGCCTTCTGCTTCCCTGTTACTTCTCCCAACACAGTCCCACTCTCCTCTTGAAGActgtctgcttctttttcagacaTTGCTCTGAATTCACTATGTCCAGggagctgtgtttttgtttctgcgGCAGCAGCACTATGGATGCTTCTGTGGAGTTTGGAGCCTTCCATGCCCAGCTCAGGTTTGGGCAACTTCTCAGGGAGCTTCATTGCACGTCCTGTGCTCCGTGAGTCTCCCTGAAGTTTGTGCTGCATCAACGCCACATTCCTTCCTCTGCGTTGGCCAGCCTGGAGATTATGGCATGTAGGAGCAGGACCAGCTGGTTTGTGACGCTTCATGGGGCTGGCTTTCTTGCCCACAATGTATTCCACAGGACCAGGCCGGAGCTCGTCAGTGCTTGCCATTGGTCTGTGGGCACATTTCTTCAATTTGGAGATCTcctgaagaaacatttcctggAAGGGAACAGCAGGTTTAGGCTCGGTCTTGTCTCGGAAAGTGCTTGCCACGCTGCAGGCTGATGCTTTACGCCAACGAGGGCCAGCACTCTGCTTCAGCCATGCAGTgagggcagaagagaagagctgccaCAGTGCTCTGTTTGCAAGCAAGCAGCTTTCCAGGTCACCTGCACGTCAGCACGCTGTGCTagctcagctctgagctgagTTGTCCTTTCCATGCCTCCATGCCTGCACCACCAACCCAGCCCTCACCTTTTCTGCattccccatctccctcagaCCCATCAAGTAAAGCCATCATGCCCTCGGGACTCATATGGCACAGGGTAAGAGATAGCCTCCAGCttaaaaatacaggaagagTAAGCCTTTTCACAGAAACAGCAACTTTTCTCCAAATGGTGTATGCCTCTCCTTCCAGACAAATAAACAATATTTGTACAAAAAGAACAATAGAATAATCccccccaattttttttttttttttttttttttttaatgtttatttatttattgatgttGCAGTAGGTTGAAAGGAACTTTCTCCTTTGTTTGGACATGTGTATGAGATTGTTGTTAAGAGTAGTTGACACGGTGACTGAGGCATGAGCAGGATGGATGGAGGGGATTAGGTGGTCCAGTAGTTCCAAAGCCTTAAGACCTTTGGTGCAGCTCATCCTCTAAACGTTTCTTTGCTCTTAAAACTGCATTGGTGACAAGAATTTTGGCACGCCTAAGAAGccattcttcctcctccttcacttTGGAGGCAGCGTTTTCAATGCTCTCCTTTACAATGCGGCGACTCAGATGAGAGATGTCAACAGTGCTTCGCATTGGTTGGATCACGGGCAGCTTTTCTCTCCGGCTTGTTGCCAGGCTCTGCTCTTCTGGTGAGCCTCGTCCTGCCGTCCTGCCGTCCGGCTGCGGCTGCCTCTGTGAGAGGCGCTTGTTGGGAAGCTCGATGATTTCAGAATACTCAGCATCAAACTCCCTCTCGGAGTGAGAAGCTACAAAGGACTGCAATGTGTTGCAGACGCTTCCAGCAGCTTCTCGAGTGGCTCTGTCAAGGGAAGCCTGCGAAGACACTTTGTCAGAGGCTTCCATTCCGGGGAAGGGTTTCCCACTTCCTAACAATCCTTGTTTGATGCTGAGGGAGGGCCTCCTTAAGGCACTGGCAGATGGATCCAGCGCCTTCACCCCCTCCAACGCTTCTGTCTTAACTGCCTCTTGAAGACTCTGGTCTTCCCTGTGCTGTTCAGACACAGCTCTGAAGTCACGATCTCTGTGGAACTGTGGCTTCCTTCTTGAGGCAGTTTCGGCCTGGATATTTGCAGGGAGCTTGGCACCTTTGCTGCTTGTCTCAAGTTTAGGCAACTTGGCAGGCAACTTCATAGCACGCCCTGTGCTCTTTGAATCTCCCCGAAGGTCTCCCTGAACCACAGCCACTTTCAGCCTTCTATTTTGACCAGACTGACGAGTACTGCTTGGAGGAGGGCCAGCTGGTTTGCGAGGCTGCAGTGGACTGGCTTTCTCCTCCACAACCATGTCCACAGAAGTGGCTGACTGCAGACAAGATTTCTCCACTTCCATTCTTAGTCTGTAGGCAGATTTCTTCGAACCGGACATCTCCTGACCAAGGTTTTCCTGGAAAGGAACAGTGGATTTAGGCTTGGTCTTGTCTCAGAAAGTGCTTGCCACCCTGCAGGCTGATGATCTACACAGATTGTCTGAACTCTGCTTCAGCCATGCAGTGAGGGCAGAAGCAAACGGCTGCCACAGTGCTCTGTTTGCAAGCAAGCAACATTTCCAGCCACCCCACGCCAGTTTGCTGCAATAACTCAGCCCCAGGCAGGGTTGTCCGTTCCATGCTGCAGTGCATGCACCACCAGCCCAGCCCTCACCTTTTCTGCattccccatctccctcagaCCCATCAAGTAAAGCCATCATGCCCTCGGTGCCATGCCACTGACACGTGCCCACCAACACCAGGTTTGGCCTACCTCTTTTTGCCTCTTGattttctcctgctccagctTCAGCCTGGTCAGGTACTGCCTGTACTCGTTGAACTCTTTCAGAGTGCACACAACCTGCGGAGAGACACGGGCAGATGACTCCCAACAACTCTTGAGGTAGCTTCCCACACAGCCGTCCAGCAATATGCAGGCATCCAGCAGCGgggcagctgctcctctccaccctcccctccccagccgtGGGGAcgctgcctcctccctccttcccagggCCAACGGGACTCCACACTGGGGTGCCaggcccctgcctgctgcctggaAACCCCTCCTCAGGAGACCTGTGTTGGTGAACCCAACTTCCAAACCTACTTTGCCATCCTTGGTGATGAGGCCCCTCTTCTTCAGGTTCTGCAGGTTGTCTTTGCGGTTGTGGTACTCCTGCAGATATGGGTCATGCAGGCTGTTGTATTCTGTGCGCAGATGGCGACAGTAAGGATCTCCCAGATCAAAATATGGAGAAGGCTGGTGAAGCTGGAAGAGATGCGTTACAGAGTGTGaatggggaaggagagagcagcaaagaGACAAAGAGGCTTCACAGCTGCTCACAGACAAGGCTGGCCTCTTGCAGgcccagctggaggaggagcatgctgtgtgcatttccCAAACAGACACGTCTGGGTTTTTCTAAGTCCTCCAAGAGGGTGAGCAGGAGAAGGTTGCACCTCCTCCAGGAATGTCCCGGTCTCCACATTTCTGGCTGTGCCTGATGAGTGCCTAGCCGCGGTACCCAACACACTGCCAGCTGCTTTGTTCAGGATCCCACCCACCTGCTTGCCTGATGCCAGATAAGGTAATAGAATTAGTGCTGGCAAGCTCCTCTGTGTGGAGAGCCCAGCTTTCTGAATCTCTCCTGACCACTGGGCACTGCTATTGGCAAGCCCTCGGCTGTCTCCCtgctgtggagccaggagtgtGCCTTCATTCCCCCGCGCGGTTGGAGCACAGGGCCGCAGTTCCAGCAGGTCCCACAAGGCCTCCTTGGCATGATGGCTACCCCAGGAAACAAGAGGCCCTTTtgaccctttcctcctcctctcaccTTTTCCCCCAGCTTTGTCCTGCAGAAGACAGGCTTGgtgccaggctgcacagggattTTGACGCCGAGTGGCAGATCCAGCAGCCCGCTACCTCCTGCCCCAACTTTCCGTCCTCCGGGTCGGAGCtacaaagacaaagacaaagacACGCTTGCACACTCAGGCACTCCGGTCCCCTCTCCAGCCCCACCTCCATTCCCTTTGGCAGCTCCCATCCGACTTCTTAGCCCGACTCTGGGATGTGCAGAGAGGCGCGATTCCCTGCAAGCCTTCTCCAGCGCCAGCATGAGAAGATGCCCCTCAGCCTCCAGAGAGCATCTCCGGCCCCAGAGCAGTCCCACACAGCCCAGGCTCTGCACTCATCCTCTCTGAGGACCCGGTGCTCACCTTTCCGCTCATCccctctgtgctcagaaatCTGTGCTCATCATCTGGATTTAGGAACCCAGCATTGCCACAGCGCTCCATGGCTCCTTGCAGGAACTCTCCGAGAACTGCGACCTTCCGCTGCCACCTCTCGCTCCAGCAGCAGCGAACTGAGGCCACCCCGACCGCAGTCCCAGCCCGCAGCTTTCTGTCACGCTCACCCTTTGTTGCATCACCATGCCATCACAATGTCACCGCGCCGCCACCCGGCAACCCTGCAGCTGCGTGGAGACCATTCTGGGTGCACTCACTGCCACCTGCTCCAGCTGGCCCTGCTTTGAGTCCAGGGCCTGGACCTGCTTGTCTCTGTCTTCCATCTCATGTAGCGCTGCAGGAGGCACAGATTCCTTCCAGGATTGTCCCACaattaatttcacagaatcacagaattgtaggggttgagAGGGACCTGTAGAGATCATcagctccagcccccctgcttCCTTCatgctttccttcatttcttcacGTCCCAAGATGAAATTTGATGGTATAAATATATCTAATAGGACCATAATGTAGTTATGGTGCTCTTTCTTGCTGTCGCTCTTTCTCTTAAAATGTTCTGGTTTGGTTGAAATTGTTTTGTAAAGCAGCCATCTTGGAGTGCGGTTGCCTGTGCACAAATGTGCCAAGACATGTCAAGGGCGTTTGGCAAATACTAAGCAGAACTACAAAGAATGTGGGGAGCTGTGAATTTTGGAAAATGTATATTGCATTTTGTAGGCCTGGTCCTAGCCAGGCGTGGGCCAGGATCAGAGGTACAGAAGACAGACCTGGCATGCTGCTATTCAAAGCGTGAGAGGTCTTCGCTGTTGGTGGGATaccaaaatgcttttctgcaaatAGCAATGACTGTTCCCCATTGGAAAAGTCACAGGTGAATCTCACCATCCTGTTGTCAGGACGTGTCACCCCTCTGACTGTCCACGGCTTATGGGCTGCTtcggcccagttctgtgactggTGGGGCGGAGGGATTTCACAAATCTgcgcctccagaaaagggaaacaggggaccccaaaatacttaaaaacagCGTCAACAGTCTCAGGAGagacaaactaatttactaaaaatggtatcagaatgcaagataacacactatgAAACACAATgagtgtgtctgaaaggtgggTAGGCATCACCATGACCCTGAGGTGAGATGCTCACTGAGGTGAGACGCTGTCGGAGGAGAGCCTGATGAAGAAGGGaagcatcaggtgaccttggCAGGGGTTGTGTCTCCTCCCTGACCGCATAGCCCCCTCGAGTACGTAGTTCTTTTTCCATTCTGGACAGGTACTCGGcactggagcattaacacctTAACTCCCAGTGCGCtccatgatgttatgatgtggaatactgataaccagaaatcataaaaccatgacactgaTGTCCTCCTGCCGTTATTGGAGAAGCTGAAACTTTACTGCTACCTCCTATAGGAAAGGAGACTGGACAAGCGGACgtgaaaataaacacatcaaCTTCCGTCACCTAAATGAAGACAGTGCTTCTTGAAATGAAAGcttctttcaaggtcaggtgTTGGGGCCTGCATTTTGGCCACgacaaccccatgcagcgctgtgggcttggggctgagtggctggatgagtgtgaagaggaaaggggcctggggtgttggttgatgctcggctgaacatgagccgacagtgtgcccgGGTGGCCGTTAGGGCCTGTGGCATCCTgacctgcattagaaatggcgtgggcagcaggagcagggaggtgatcatcccctatactcagctctggtgaggccgcacctcgagtactgtgctcagttttgggcccctcactacaggaaagacattgaggctctggagcgtgtccagagaagggcaaggaaactggtgaggggtctggagcgcaaaccttatgaggagcggctgagggagctgggattgttcagtgtggagaagaggaggatcaggggagacctcactgcactctacaacctccagaagggaggttgtggtgaggaggggtttggcctctcCTCTCAGACCACAAACAGGACgcaaggaaatggccacaagttgtacctgaggaggtttaggttggacatgaggaaaaactttttctctcacagagtggtcaggtgctggagtggctgcccagggaggtggtggagtcgccgtccctggcagctTTTCTCTCCGGCTTGTTGCCAGGCTCTGCTCTTCTGGTGAGCCTCGTCCTGCCGTCCTGCCGTCCGGCTGTGGCTGCCTCTGTGAGTGGCGCTTGTTGGGAAGCTCGATGATTTCAGAATACTCAGCATCAAACTCCCTCTCGGAGTGAGGAGCTACAAAGGACTGCAATGTGTTGCAGACGCTTCCAGCAGCTTCTCGAGTGGCTCTGTCAAGGGAAGCCTGCAAAGACACTTTGTCGGAGGCTTCCATTCCGGGGAAGGGTTTCCCACTTCCTAACAATCCTTGTTTGATGCTGAGGGAGGGCCTCCTTAAGGCACTGGCAGATGGATCCAGCGCCTTCACCCCCTCCAACGCTTCTGTCTTAACTGCCTCTTGAAGACTCTGGTCTTCCCTGTGCTGTTCAGACACAGCTCTGAAGTCACGATCTCTGTGGAACTGTGGCTTCCTTCTTGAGGCAGTTTCGGCCTGGATATTTGCAGGGAGCTTGGCACCTTTGCTGCTTGTCTCAAGTTTAGGCAACTTGGCAGGCAACTTCATAGCACGCCCTGTGCTCTTTGAATCTCCCCGAAGGTCTCCCTGAACCACAGCCACTTTCAGCCTTCTATTTTGACCAGACTGACGAGTACTGCTTGGAGGAGGGCCAGCTGGTTTGCGAGGCTGCAGTGGACTGGCTTTCTCCTCCACAACCATGTCCACAGAAGTGGCTGACTGCAGACAAGATTTCTCCACTTCCATTCTTAGTCTGTAGGCAGATTTCTTCGAACCGGACATCTCCTGACCAAGGTTTTCCTGGAAGGGAACAGTGGATTTAGGCTTGGTCTTGTCTCAGAAAGTGCTTGCCACCCTGCAGGCTGATGATCTACACAGAATGTCTGAACTCTGCTTCAGCCATGCAGTGAGGGCAGAAGCAAACGGCTGCCACAGTGCTCTGTTTGCAAGCAAGCAACATTTCCAGCCACCCCACGCCAGTTTGCTGCAATAACTCAGCCCCAGGCAGGGTTGTCCGTTCCATGCTGCAGTGCATGCACCACCAGCCCAGCCCTCACCTTTTCTGCattccccatctccctcagaTCCATCAAGTAAGGGCCTCCAAGCCCGACTCTGGGATGTGCAGAGAGGCGCGATTCCCTGCAAGCCTTCTCCAGCGCCAGCATGAGAAGATGCCCCTCAGCCTCCAGAGAGCATCTCCGGCCCCAGAGCAGTCCCACACAGCCCAGGCTTTGCACTCAGCCCTCTCCGAGGACCCGGTGCTCACCTTTCCGCTCTTCccctctgtgctcagaaatGCATCTGAATTTTGGAACCCAGCATTGCCACAGCGCTCCATGGCTCCTTGCAGGAACTCTCCGAGAACTGCGACCTTCCGCTGCCACCTCTCGCTCCAGCAGCAGCGAACTGAGGCCACCCCAACCGCAGTCCTAGCCTGCCGCAGACTCGGTGACTGAGGCACGAGCAGGAGGGCTGTAGGGGTTTACGTGATCCAGCAGTTCCCCTGAAGTGCTCACAGCACTAGGCTGTAGGCATGcatgaaataacagaataattttttctggCCATCTTgtagaaaatgcagtgaattaGGTTGTGTGCAGTAAATGTGGAGTCAGTGCATTATCATGTCTTTCAGGAAATGCTTCCAGAGTATTTCATAGTTCTTCTCTGCTGATGACAGGCTACAGAACACCAATAATGTTGTTTCTCAAGTCTGAAGAACGAAAGTGTGTTGCAGCTAACAAACGCAAACAGTGAATCGTAtgatcacagagtcatagaaagGCTGAGGTTAGAAGAGACCTCTAGATTCTGGGTTTGGAGGAGGTGCCCTGAGCTCCTGAGCCTggacagcacagccctgacacGCTCCCCTGGGTGCCGAGCTCCTGTCTGGGCAGGGCGATTTGGACATGCTGGAGGAACAGGCTGTCTGGCAGACTGCAGGCCCGTGGAGGGGAAGGTGCCGGCGGTGCTCCCCGGCTTCTGCTCTGTTTGGGTTTCCCACATGGGTGTGGAAGAGGTGCAATGCAGGGACTTCTGAAGgactgtttgctgttctgttacCGTTTCTGCTCAGAGCAAAAGATAAAAGCCATTTGTAGATCACTTggccttccctttcttttttgatCTTGGCAGCATGTGAGCTCCCAAGGTTTCGcctcagcattagagtaaggacTGATTTGCAGACACTGTCtgttgggtgtttttgtttattagcttccattttaattatattgtattatattgcaCTATAGAGTGTTaacttgcattctgatatcttatttagtaaatcagtttgtttctcctcagatcgttgccactgttgctgttttttggtCCATCTCTCTCTactgttttccccttttttccctttcccagggCATGGATCCGTAggtcctcctgccccactcgTCACAGAAACAAGCCACACCAGCCCATAAACTATTGACGAATGCTGCAACTCAGATGAGAGACGTCAGCAGTGCTTGGCGTTGGTTGGATCACGGGCTTTTCTGCCTTGTTGCCTGGCTCTGTTCTTCTGATGAGCCTCGTCCTTCTGTCCTGCTTTGCCATGACAGAGGCACCTGGGATGGCTGTGGCTGCCTCTGAGAGAGATGGTTGTTGGGAAGCTTGATGGTTTCATAATATTTGCAGCCAAAGTCTTGCTCAGAGTGAGAAGCTACAAAGGATTGCAACTTGTTCAAAACACTTCCAGAAGTTTCTAGTATGACTTGAAGCCTGGAGGGAAGCCTGCGAGGATGCTTTGTCAGAGGCTTCCCTTGCTCCGGTTTTCCTGCTTTGAAAGTTATTCCCATGACGGACTGCtcccacagcctggctgctggccTTGGCTCAGGTGCACTGGCTGTGCTGGATTCGAATGAATGCTACTTCCAAACTTCCTTCAAAATTCGCCCAGCGACATCCCAAGCCAGCAATGCAATTTCCTGCTCGTGATTGAAACGTGGCGTCTTTGAAGGCTCTGCTCTTTTGGCACTCCTAAGCACTTTCTGACTGCTCTTTTGGGGAGCCCTCCTTGAGGAGCAGACAGGATGATCCAGTGCCTTCTGCTTCCCTGTTACTTCTCCCAACACAGTCCCACTCTCCTCTTGAAGActgtctgcttctttttcagacaTTGCTCTGAATTCACTATGTCCAGggagctgtgtttttgtttctgcgGCAGCAGCACTATGGATGCTTCTGTGGAGTTTGGAGCCTTCCATGCCCAGCTCAGGTTTGGGCAACTTCTCAGGGAGCTTCATTGCACGTCCTGTGCTCCGTGAGTCTCCCTGAAGTTTGTGCTGCATCAACGCCACATTCCTTCTTCTGCGTTGGCCAGCCTGGAGATTATGGCATGTAGGAGCAGGGCCAGCTGGTTTGTGACGCTTCTTGGGTCTGGCTTTCTTGCCCACAATGTATTCCACAGGACCAGGCCGGAGATCGTCAGTGCTTGCCATTGGTCTGTGGGCACATTTCTTCAATTTGGAGATCTcctgaagaaacatttcctggAAGGGAACAGCAGGGTTAGGCTCGGTCTTGTCTCGGAAAGTGCTTGCCACGCTGCAGGCTGATGCTTTACGCCAACGAGGGCCAGCACTCTGCTTCAGCCATGCAGTgagggcagaagagaagagctgcctCAGTGCTCTGTTTGCAAGCAAGCAGCTTTCCAGGTCACCTGCACGTCAGCACGCTGTGCTagctcagctctgagctgagTTGTCCTTTCCATGCCTCCATGCCTGCACCACCAACCCAGCCCTCACCTTTTCTGCattccccatct comes from Lagopus muta isolate bLagMut1 chromosome 16, bLagMut1 primary, whole genome shotgun sequence and encodes:
- the LOC125701465 gene encoding uncharacterized protein LOC125701465, whose product is MSGSKKSAYRLRMEVEKSCLQSATSVDMVVEEKASPLQPRKPAGPPPSSTRQSGQNRRLKVAVVQGDLRGDSKSTGRAMKLPAKLPKLETSSKGAKLPANIQAETASRRKPQFHRDRDFRAVSEQHREDQSLQEAVKTEALEGVKALDPSASALRRPSLSIKQGLLGSGKPFPGMEASDKVSSQASLDRATREAAGSVCNTLQSFVASHSEREFDAEYSEIIELPNKRLSQRQPQPDGRTAGRGSPEEQSLATSRREKLPVIQPMRSTVDISHLSRRIVKESIENAASKVKEEEEWLLRRAKILVTNAVLRAKKRLEDELHQRS